GCACGACATGGCCAAGCGTGACGCCGACCGGGAGATCACCCGTGAGCTCGGCCGCCGCGCCAAGGGCATGTCCTAGCCGTCCCCCCTTTGCACCGCGAGCGACCGTGTCTGTACGCCGACACGCCGCATTTCGCGTACTTCCGCGGACGCTCGGCGGTCGCGAGCGACACGAAAACGCCTCGGAATAATGGCTTGGCGTTCGCCGTTGGTGTTCGCGTACCATTGATTGTCCTGCCGAAAGTCGGTAGGGATGCGAGGGGCTGATCGGTTTCGACTTCGCGCATCGAATCAAGGGAAGCGTGCCGGTGCAGGCAAGAGACCACCGTAAGCGTCGTTGCAACCAATTAAGCGCCGATTCCAATCAGCGCGACTACGCACTCGCTGCCTAAGCGACTGCGTGTCTGTCAGACCGGGAGCGCCCTCGGCCCGGACCCTGGCATCAGCTAGAGGGACCCACCCACGGGTTCGGTCGCGGGACCCGTGGGGACATCAAACAGCGACTGGGATCGTCATCTCGGCTTGTTCGCGTGACTGAGAGATCCGAGTAGAGGCACAGCGAACTGCGCACGGAGAAGCCTCGAGGACATGCCGTAGGACCCGGGTTCAATTCCCGGCAGCTCCACGACAGAAGGCCCAGGTCAGAGTAAATCTCAGACCTGGGCCTTTTCTGTTGCCACTTAGATCACGCAGTGTGACGGGTCTGCCCCGGGCAGCGGGAAGAAGCCGATGCATTCCGGCGGGTTGGGCGGCGGCGGGGTCGGCGGAATATCCAGGGGCATGGGGTGAAAGATCCCGGTGCCCAAGTCGATCCAGCCGTACTGCCCGTTTTGTCCGCTGTACTCGTAACAGGACGACCAGTCGAAGTCGGGCCACGGCGCTTCAGCCGGCCGAGGATCCCCTGGACACCAGGTGGGCCGGGCCTGCGCGGTACCCGCCAGCGCCAAACCCGCCAGCGCCAAACCGGCCAGGCCCAAACCGGACATCACCACAGCCGTCGTCAATCCAACGATGCTCCGCTTCACGATGTGGGTGTTGTTCATGATGATTCCTTCGGTCATCGCAGCCGTGCGATCGTTTCTGGTAGCGCCATCGTCCGTCGCGTGACGACCCGCGGATGGGGTAGCGGGCTACCCCACGTTGGCGGTCGACGCTCGGAGAAGACTGACGTATCGCGGGCCCGGGCCGGATGCCGACTCCACGGCGCACGGATACCCCGGGATCCATCCCAGAAGATGCAGGTCAGGGACGGAATCCGGGTCTGCGTACCGTTCCTGATCGTCGATCGGCGTCAACCTCGCGCGTTGCCGGCATTGTGCCGTCCATCCAGGACAAGCACATCCGTCGTAGTCACGGGTTAGATTGAGGAATGTTTTCTCGCCGCATAGCTAGCCCCCAGGGCAGTGCGCGGTCAGGTGGTCGCTGGGTCGGGCTTGGCGCTACTGCACTCTTCGCCGCGGGCGCGCTGGTCGTCGCCCCGGGTACACCGGTGGCTGCCGCCGCCGACTGCGCCGACGCCGAAGTCGTCTTCGCGCGCGGCACCGATGAGCCGCCCGGCATGGGCCGTGTCGGCGACGCCTTCGTCGACTCCTTACGCAAGCAGGCCGTCGGCATGGACATCGCCACCTACGCGGTGGACTACAAGGCCGGCAAGCTGCAGCTGCACGGTGGTGACGGCGCCAAAGACGCGATTTCCCACATCAAGTCCACGCTGTCCTCGTGCCCCGACACCCAGATCGTGCTCGGCGGCTATTCGCAGGGTGCGAGCGTGATCAACATCGTGGCCGGCAACCCGCTGGGTGGCATCAAATGGGGCGATTCGCTGCCGCCCGAGTATGCCGACAACGTCGCGGCGATCACGACATTCGGCGACGTGGGTACCCGCACCAAGCAATCGATATCAATCCAGAGCGCACTGTTCGGGTCCAAGGCGATCGACTTGTGTAACCCCATGGATCCGATCTGCCACGAGGGCCAGGGCAACGAGTGGAGCGGACACACCGAGGGGTATGTCCCGGTGTACACCACCCAGGCGGCGGCCTTCGCTGCATCCAAGCTGCTGGCCGGATCTGGCGAGACGGTGCCCGGGTACGGCCCGGCGCTGCCGGGCTATGGCCCGACGCCGGACTACGGCCAGGTGCCGGGGTACGGCCCCGCGCCCGGATACGGCCCGACGACGCCGGCTTACGGTCCGGATACCACGTTGCACGGTCCGCAGCCGTATGGCCCGCAACCGGGATATACCCCGGGTGCTCCCGGCTACGGTCCGCAGACACCCCCGACGACCACCCCGCCGTCCTCCGAAGTCGGTTTGGTTTCCGCGGTTCGCTGACGAACCGAGCGCTGCAGGGTGTGTTTCGGCGGAGAGATCGACCGCCGCCTGGGATCATTGGTGATCGTTCCCTGCATGTGACGAACCGGGGAGTTGATCATGTTCTCCGCACAACGCGAGTTCGCCGCGTACGGCCCGTCGCACCTGGCGGTGCTCGCCCTGTTCACGACGGGCGCGGTGCTGCTGGTCGTGATCGGCCGCCGGCAGACCGAATCACAGGCCCGCGTCCTCAGCCGGGTACTGGCGGTGCTCCTCCTCGCCGCATTCATCGTCGCCCTGGCCTACAAGCTGGCCACCCCCACCCTCGACACCTCGATACCACTGCAGCTCTGTGACATCGCGGAACTGGCGGCGGCGTATGCCCTTTGGTCCCAGCGGCATTGGGCCTTCGTGCTCACCTACTACTGGGGCCTCGTGCTGAGCTCGCAGGCGTTGATCACGCCGGATATCGGCACGCCCACCGAAGGCGCCCCGGATTTTCCGCACCATCTGTTCGTCACGTTCTTCACGTTGCACGTCCTGGTGGTGTGGGCGGCCATCTATCTCACCTGGGGTCGGGGGATGCGACCGCGGTGGCGCGACTACCGCTTGGCGGTCATCGTCACCCTCGGATGGGTGGCGTTCACCTTCGCCTTCAACGCGATCGCCGGAACCAATTACGGCTATCTGAATCGCAAGCCGCCGACCGCGTCAATCCTGGACGTATTGGGTCCATGGCCGGTGTATCTGCTGGCCGAGATCGTCATCGTCCTCATCGTGTGGGCGTTGATGACCTGGCCGTGGGAGCGGGCGCGGGCCCTGGCCGCCGGTGAGCACGCAATCTCGCAGCGGTCACCTGACTGAGCCGCCCTCACACCACCTAGCTGTGAAGATGCTGTCAATCGTGGCGAAAAGCCATCATTGACAGCGACACTTTGACGGGCTACGTATATTACGCGCGACGGCGTTTTTGTATCGCTTGCGACCTGTCCCACCGGGCGACAGTGGCCTGATCGAAGGGGCGGGTTGTGCAGACCAAGGCAGCAGAAGCGAGCGGGGGAGCGAATGGCTCGCCCATCGCCAGGGCGATCCGGACGCTCGCGGTGCCGATCTTGCTCGGCTGGGTGGTGCTGACCGTCCTGACCAACGCTTTCGTCCCATCGCTGGAGAAGGTCGGCGAGGAGAACACGGTCGGGCTGAGCGCCAAAGACGGCCCCGCGATGATCGCGATGCAAAAGATCGGCAGCAACTTCCAGGAGTTCGACTCCGACAGCAACGCCATGGTGGTGCTGGAGGGCGAACAGCCCCTCGGCGACGACGCACACCACTACTACGACGGCATCGTCGACAAGCTCGAGGCCGACACCGCCCACGTGCAGCACGTGGCCGATTTCTGGGGCGACCCGCTGACGGCGGCGGGTGCGCAGAGCAACGACGGCAAATCCGCCTACGTTCAGGTCTATCTCCGCGGCAATCAGGGTGAGACGCTGGCCAACGAATCGGTTGCCGCGGTGCGGGAGATCGTCGCGCAATCGTCGCCGCCGCCCGGGGTCAGTGTCTACGTCACCGGTGGCGCCCCGCTGGTGTCGGATCAGCACCATGCCGGCGACAAGAGCGTCGCGCGGGTCACCGCCATCACGCTGGTGGTGATCGCGGTGATGCTGCTGATCGTCTACCGGTCGGTGGCCACCATGATCCTGGTGCTGCTGATGGTGTTCCTGGAGCTCGGCGCGGCCCGCGGCATCGTGGCCTTCCTGGCGCACAGCGGGATCATCGGGTTGTCGACGTTCGCCGTGAACCTGTTGACGCTGATGGTGATCGCCGCCGGTACCGACTACGCGATCTTCGCGATCGGGCGCTATCAGGAAGCACGGGGCGCCGGCGAGGACCGAGAAACCGCCTACTACACCATGTTCCGCAGCACATCGCACGTCGTCCTCGGATCCGGCATGACGATCGCCGGAGCGATGCTGTGTCTGAGCTTCACCCGGCTGCCGTACTTCCAGACTATGGGCGTGCCGTGCGCGGTAGGCACGTTCGTCGCGGTCGTCGCCGCGCTGACGATGGGGCCGGCGGTCATCGTGATCGGCAGCCGGTTCGGACGGTTCGAACCCAAGCGCAGCATCCGGTCCCGGGGCTGGCGCCGGGTCGGCATTGCCGTCGTGCGGTGGCCCGGCCCGATCCTGGCCGCGACGCTGGGCCTGGCCCTCGTCGGCCTGCTCACCCTGCCCGGCTACAAGACCAATTACGACCCGCGCAGATACCTACCGTCCGACCTGCCCGCCAGCGTCGGATATGCCGCGGCGGAAAGGCATTTCAGCGCCGCGCGGATGAATCCCGAGCTGCTGATGGTCGAGACCGACCGGGACCTGCGCAACCCCGCGGATTTTCTCGTCATCGATCGGATCGCCAAAGGCGTGGTCCGGGTACCCGGTGTCTCGCGGGTTCAGGCCATCACCCGGCCCAACGGCCGCCCGATCGAGCACACGTCGATTCCGTTCCTGCTGAGCCGGCAGGGGACGACGAACACGATGAACCGGAAGTACATGCAGGACCGGATGGCCGACATGCTCGTCCAGGCCGACGAGATGCAGAAGACGATCGACACCATGGAGGAGATGTCGCGGCTCACGCAGCAGATGGCCGACACCACGCATTCCATGGTCACCAAGACCAAGACGATGACCCTCGATATCGCCGAGTTACGCGACAACATCGGCAATTTCGACGATTTCCTGCGTCCGCTGCGCAACTACTTCTACTGGGAGCCGCACTGCTACGACATCCCGTTGTGCGCGTCCCTCCGATCGATCTTCGACACCCTCGACGGGATCGACGCCCTGACCGACGACGTGCAGGAGTTGGTGCCCGACTTGGAACGGCTTGATTCGTTGATGCCGCAATTGGTCACGCTGCTGCCGCAGCAGATCGAGAGCATGCGCAAGATGAAGACGATGATGCTCACGCAGCGGGCCACACAGGCGGGGCAACAGGATCAGATGGCCGCGATGCAGGAGAATTCGACGGCCATGGGCAAGGCCTTCGACGAAGCCCGCAATGACGACACGTTCTACCTCCCGCCGGAAGCCTTCGACAACAAGGACTTCAAGCGCGGCATGAAGAACTTCATCTCGCCGGATGGAAAGTCGGTGCGGTTCATCATCAGTCATGAGGGTGATCCGGCGACCCCAGAGGGGGTCGACCATGTGGACCCGATCAAACTGGCAGCCAAGGAAGCGCTCAAGGGCACGCCCCTGGAAGGTTCCAAGATCTATCTGGCCGGCACCGCGGCCACCTACAAGGACATGCGCGACGGCTCGTTCTATGACCTGATCATCGCCGGAATCGCGGCGGTGTCACTGATTTTCATCATCATGCTGTTGATCACGCGAAGTATGGTGGCGGCGGCGGTGATCGTCGGCACGGTGCTGTTGTCGCTCGGCGCGTCATTCGGGTTGTCCGTGCTCGTCTGGCAGCACCTGCTCGGGTTGGAGCTGCACTGGATGGTGCTGGCGATGTCGGTCATCCTGCTGCTCGCGGTCGGCTCCGATTACAACCTGCTCCTTGTGTCCCGATTCAAGGAAGAGCTGTCGGGTGGACTGAAAACGGGCATCATCCGGGCCATGGCCGGAACCGGCTCGGTGGTGACCTCGGCGGGCCTGGTGTTCGCCTTCACCATGGCCTCGTTCGCGTTCAGTGACCTGAAGGTGATGGCACAGGTGGGCACGACGATCGCGCTGGGCTTGCTGTTCGACACCTTGATCGTCCGGTCGTTCATGACACCGGCGATCGCGGCGATGCTGGGTCGCTGGTTCTGGTGGCCGCAGGTCATCCAGTCGGCGGCGTCGAAGCGGCGATTGGCTGCGCTGCAGCACTAGTGCGCCTGCACACCGTGGGGAAAAGCGGTGACAAACAAATCTGCCCACGTGTGAGCAGAACGCTCACACGTGGGCAGAATCGTCTACCTACTTCTTGTTGCCTCCAGGCCGCGGAGGTGGCGGCGGCTTGGCCTTGGTGGTGGGCTCGAACTTGCCGCCCTTTTTCGGATCGAATGTTCCGGCCATGGTGATCCCTCTCGTTCGTTTCGATAGTTCCACCAAGACCCACCGTAGCGAGGAATGCGTGACCGCGCAGCAAACAGAGCGCCGACGCGACACTCCGCGTCGGTTGCGACACGGTCACAGGACGATACCTATCAGTACATCACTGGCCACATTGGCAACATTGATCACTAACGTCACTTGAGCGAATGGTGACGTCGTGTCGACGTCCCTGTATTGGGAAGGTGTGACATGTCGCGACGTCCTCGCGGTGCTTCGACGATGGCCACGGCGGCCGCAATCGGGCTCGTCGTCGCCGTCGGCGTGGCGCCCCCGGCCTCTGCCGAACCCTGTGAAGGTGCGGCCGCGGCCGCACAACCCCTGGCGCATCAGGCTTTCCAGATTCCCAACCCATCCAAGCTGGCCCCGCTCAACCGGCCCATCGGACACAAACCCGTGGGGGCCAACGATCAGGCTCCGTTGCCTCGGCTCGGGCAGCTGCCGTTGGCCATCCTGAAGGCGCTGATCCCGAACAGCGGGCAGGTCAGGCAACGCGCAGCGGTGGTGCCGGCACCCAATCCCGGTGGTGCCCAACCTGCCCCGAACGCCGCCCAGCCGGCCCCGGTCCCCGCGGCGCCGCAACCCGCC
The genomic region above belongs to Mycolicibacterium sp. HK-90 and contains:
- a CDS encoding TIGR02206 family membrane protein, translated to MFSAQREFAAYGPSHLAVLALFTTGAVLLVVIGRRQTESQARVLSRVLAVLLLAAFIVALAYKLATPTLDTSIPLQLCDIAELAAAYALWSQRHWAFVLTYYWGLVLSSQALITPDIGTPTEGAPDFPHHLFVTFFTLHVLVVWAAIYLTWGRGMRPRWRDYRLAVIVTLGWVAFTFAFNAIAGTNYGYLNRKPPTASILDVLGPWPVYLLAEIVIVLIVWALMTWPWERARALAAGEHAISQRSPD
- a CDS encoding RND family transporter; translation: MQTKAAEASGGANGSPIARAIRTLAVPILLGWVVLTVLTNAFVPSLEKVGEENTVGLSAKDGPAMIAMQKIGSNFQEFDSDSNAMVVLEGEQPLGDDAHHYYDGIVDKLEADTAHVQHVADFWGDPLTAAGAQSNDGKSAYVQVYLRGNQGETLANESVAAVREIVAQSSPPPGVSVYVTGGAPLVSDQHHAGDKSVARVTAITLVVIAVMLLIVYRSVATMILVLLMVFLELGAARGIVAFLAHSGIIGLSTFAVNLLTLMVIAAGTDYAIFAIGRYQEARGAGEDRETAYYTMFRSTSHVVLGSGMTIAGAMLCLSFTRLPYFQTMGVPCAVGTFVAVVAALTMGPAVIVIGSRFGRFEPKRSIRSRGWRRVGIAVVRWPGPILAATLGLALVGLLTLPGYKTNYDPRRYLPSDLPASVGYAAAERHFSAARMNPELLMVETDRDLRNPADFLVIDRIAKGVVRVPGVSRVQAITRPNGRPIEHTSIPFLLSRQGTTNTMNRKYMQDRMADMLVQADEMQKTIDTMEEMSRLTQQMADTTHSMVTKTKTMTLDIAELRDNIGNFDDFLRPLRNYFYWEPHCYDIPLCASLRSIFDTLDGIDALTDDVQELVPDLERLDSLMPQLVTLLPQQIESMRKMKTMMLTQRATQAGQQDQMAAMQENSTAMGKAFDEARNDDTFYLPPEAFDNKDFKRGMKNFISPDGKSVRFIISHEGDPATPEGVDHVDPIKLAAKEALKGTPLEGSKIYLAGTAATYKDMRDGSFYDLIIAGIAAVSLIFIIMLLITRSMVAAAVIVGTVLLSLGASFGLSVLVWQHLLGLELHWMVLAMSVILLLAVGSDYNLLLVSRFKEELSGGLKTGIIRAMAGTGSVVTSAGLVFAFTMASFAFSDLKVMAQVGTTIALGLLFDTLIVRSFMTPAIAAMLGRWFWWPQVIQSAASKRRLAALQH
- a CDS encoding cutinase family protein; the protein is MFSRRIASPQGSARSGGRWVGLGATALFAAGALVVAPGTPVAAAADCADAEVVFARGTDEPPGMGRVGDAFVDSLRKQAVGMDIATYAVDYKAGKLQLHGGDGAKDAISHIKSTLSSCPDTQIVLGGYSQGASVINIVAGNPLGGIKWGDSLPPEYADNVAAITTFGDVGTRTKQSISIQSALFGSKAIDLCNPMDPICHEGQGNEWSGHTEGYVPVYTTQAAAFAASKLLAGSGETVPGYGPALPGYGPTPDYGQVPGYGPAPGYGPTTPAYGPDTTLHGPQPYGPQPGYTPGAPGYGPQTPPTTTPPSSEVGLVSAVR